One genomic segment of Culturomica massiliensis includes these proteins:
- a CDS encoding purine-nucleoside phosphorylase — MLQKIKDSAAYISRFLDREEYSIGIILGTGLGELGKAIEIKHTIPYAAIPNFPVSTVQGHKGNLLIGRFGNKNVIAMQGRFHFYEGYPMQEVTFPVRVLHQLGVNRLFVSNAAGGVNTNFLVGDLMVITDHINLFPEHPLRGKNIDELGPRFPGMTEAYSPRLIALAEQTAQELGLELRRGVYAGLQGPSFETPAEYHWIRVIGGDAVGMSTVPEIIVARHMGMECFGMSVITNSTASPELIKTNHTEVQDIGNTAQPKMTALFRGIIEKL; from the coding sequence ATGTTGCAAAAAATAAAAGATAGCGCAGCTTACATTTCCCGCTTTTTAGACAGAGAGGAATATTCTATTGGGATCATATTGGGAACCGGGCTTGGAGAACTCGGCAAAGCCATCGAAATCAAACACACGATTCCGTATGCAGCAATTCCGAATTTCCCGGTATCTACAGTACAAGGACACAAAGGAAATCTCTTGATCGGGCGCTTCGGCAATAAAAACGTTATTGCCATGCAAGGACGTTTTCATTTTTATGAAGGTTATCCGATGCAGGAGGTTACGTTCCCCGTAAGAGTTTTACATCAGCTCGGCGTCAACCGGCTATTTGTTTCAAATGCAGCCGGAGGTGTCAATACAAATTTCCTGGTGGGAGATTTAATGGTCATCACCGATCATATAAACTTATTCCCGGAACACCCTTTAAGAGGCAAAAATATAGATGAATTAGGACCGCGTTTCCCGGGAATGACAGAAGCTTATAGTCCCCGCCTCATAGCCCTGGCAGAACAGACGGCCCAGGAATTAGGCCTGGAATTGCGCAGGGGAGTGTATGCCGGCTTGCAAGGCCCTTCTTTCGAAACGCCCGCAGAATACCATTGGATTCGGGTAATCGGAGGAGATGCCGTCGGCATGTCTACCGTTCCGGAAATCATTGTAGCCCGTCACATGGGTATGGAATGTTTCGGTATGTCTGTCATTACCAACAGTACCGCTTCTCCGGAATTAATCAAAACCAATCATACAGAGGTCCAGGACATCGGCAACACAGCCCAACCTAAAATGACCGCATTATTCCGGGGAATCATCGAAAAACTCTGA
- a CDS encoding CidA/LrgA family protein — translation MAGIFIVLLFYVLGELVGWLINGFIPGSVIGMILLFAALCLKLVKPGHIKPVAKFLCDNMALFFVPAGVGIINALDILSAYWQAVLVACAVSTVVVIIVVAFTQQWFEKRKQQ, via the coding sequence ATGGCCGGCATTTTTATTGTATTGTTGTTTTATGTATTGGGCGAGTTGGTCGGTTGGCTGATCAACGGATTTATTCCCGGTAGCGTAATCGGGATGATATTGCTTTTCGCGGCATTGTGTCTGAAACTGGTAAAACCCGGACATATCAAGCCTGTGGCTAAATTTCTATGTGATAATATGGCATTGTTTTTTGTTCCGGCAGGTGTGGGGATTATCAATGCGTTGGATATTTTATCGGCCTATTGGCAGGCTGTGCTGGTAGCTTGTGCCGTGAGTACGGTGGTTGTGATTATAGTGGTCGCTTTTACCCAGCAATGGTTTGAAAAAAGAAAACAACAGTGA
- a CDS encoding LrgB family protein, translating to MKQLLSSEIFILTLVIGVYLATLALYRKTKLPLLHPLLVSIPVLALLIHFLGISYPDFERGSRMINFMLGPTVVVLGYLLYEQVAALRANAVSIVTSVFVGCVTGIVSVIFIARYFGADQALIASLEPKSVTTPIAMSIAERSGGIPSIAAVVVIVVGIFGGIVGPFILEKLGIQSRIAKGLALGAAAHGLGTARAMEIGTIEGAISGLAIGVMGIMTAVLVPVIEWIL from the coding sequence ATGAAACAGCTTTTAAGTTCTGAAATATTTATACTGACACTGGTGATCGGGGTCTATTTAGCAACGCTTGCGTTGTACCGGAAGACGAAATTGCCATTGCTGCATCCTTTGCTGGTTTCCATACCGGTACTTGCCTTGCTGATACATTTTTTAGGTATTTCTTATCCTGATTTTGAGCGGGGGAGCCGTATGATTAATTTTATGTTAGGACCTACGGTGGTTGTGTTGGGGTATTTGTTGTATGAACAAGTTGCGGCTCTGAGAGCGAATGCTGTATCTATTGTAACTTCTGTATTTGTCGGATGTGTGACCGGCATTGTCAGCGTGATATTCATTGCCCGCTATTTTGGTGCGGACCAGGCGTTGATTGCTTCGTTGGAGCCGAAGTCTGTGACGACTCCGATTGCGATGAGTATTGCGGAAAGATCGGGAGGAATCCCTTCCATTGCAGCGGTTGTCGTTATTGTCGTCGGTATTTTTGGCGGAATTGTCGGTCCTTTTATTTTGGAAAAATTAGGAATACAAAGCCGTATTGCTAAAGGTTTGGCTTTGGGAGCGGCAGCGCATGGCCTGGGGACGGCCCGGGCTATGGAAATCGGAACGATAGAGGGAGCAATCAGCGGTTTGGCAATCGGAGTTATGGGAATTATGACGGCTGTTTTGGTGCCTGTTATCGAATGGATACTGTAG
- the pgeF gene encoding peptidoglycan editing factor PgeF yields the protein MQKIDNGLFPFYRFENLSVFGEIVHFVASGEKNIGFTEGTDYEMIRDNRMDLGKAVGFEVSRMVCAHQIHSDHITVVKAEDWGKGALDKESRLPDTDGMITDVPGVCLLVLSADCVPVLLYDPVKRVIGAIHAGWRGTVAGIAGKAVAGMRENYGCCPADIIAGIGPSIGRCCFEVGPEVADVFRKKFGNMPELVTASEVPDKFFVDLWMANFHVLTHAGVSARHIEISGLCTRCRPDEFFSYRYAGKQAGRFGAGIVLCEK from the coding sequence ATGCAAAAAATAGATAACGGACTGTTCCCTTTTTACCGTTTTGAAAATCTGTCCGTTTTCGGAGAAATCGTACATTTTGTTGCTTCGGGAGAAAAGAATATCGGTTTTACCGAAGGCACTGATTATGAAATGATCCGGGACAATCGAATGGATTTGGGAAAGGCTGTCGGTTTTGAAGTAAGCCGGATGGTATGTGCTCATCAGATACATTCTGACCACATTACTGTTGTGAAAGCTGAAGACTGGGGGAAGGGAGCTTTGGATAAAGAAAGCCGTTTGCCGGATACGGACGGGATGATTACGGATGTCCCCGGAGTTTGCCTGCTCGTCTTGTCTGCCGATTGTGTACCGGTGTTGTTGTACGATCCGGTAAAGCGGGTTATCGGAGCCATACATGCCGGTTGGCGTGGCACCGTTGCCGGTATTGCGGGTAAAGCTGTGGCCGGGATGCGGGAAAATTACGGTTGCTGTCCTGCAGATATTATTGCCGGTATCGGGCCTTCTATCGGGAGATGTTGCTTTGAAGTGGGGCCTGAGGTGGCGGATGTTTTCCGGAAAAAGTTCGGAAATATGCCGGAGTTGGTTACGGCTTCGGAAGTTCCGGATAAATTTTTTGTCGATTTGTGGATGGCTAATTTTCATGTATTGACACATGCCGGTGTGTCTGCCCGCCATATTGAAATTTCCGGGTTATGTACCCGGTGCCGGCCGGATGAGTTTTTTTCCTATCGGTATGCAGGGAAACAGGCCGGACGTTTTGGTGCCGGTATTGTATTGTGTGAAAAATGA